One stretch of Penaeus vannamei isolate JL-2024 chromosome 7, ASM4276789v1, whole genome shotgun sequence DNA includes these proteins:
- the LOC138862098 gene encoding proline-rich transmembrane protein 4-like — protein MGGLKVLALLALAEWCAGAAVRSSGGSAPGRQLRLMTKSGGEADPPPRRGSSTMESEIAAIFRGVAYGAAAHGPNGTTLVAEAITPSTSAAAHTAAPTVQPRGSAAKDLAPSETPQGSDAAARGAAPASTQQSPPTGAGGGGAAGAATKSLGESMTALPDGPETRPPTGATSTAAPASAPGTVVSDAEAGAEGGRGAAGAGRDDPGPEWTPGGAWWPHVYVSAALFSLLALVALCLTARAAVATHLLPRPHYLSLHILVFFAAFLRSLHILHDAHDIKHLLPAALLVAVEETGWPCLTAALAVVVVAVLRAWRCPTRPHLAVLLAVLTAAHLIALPAAHLTAVLLEQDKLPIRMTTRAVTAAWGGTVGVGGLWAVWRESRDYSSQMPDVRAGQECQPSTTHPARLVLTATLTQLLLAGLHLYMLLAPASPAPSALHAWAWWCRFIVSRGLELIVGSTLVTAAALTLSRPPAHCCVFSTCCQKRTVEMVHPAEIKMIHPMGVYTLQPSRPKNEHAQTIAALSLSSAQKDKRDHASLDYVTSDFQLVWSHGRQRPLSAAQTAPRLDDTFLQLRPDAEQDLPRAHILPLAPRNVMEPFVNTNVFSSTLPRGRVYAAPETCLQYEQPQEEAKPSPDRGLTCASKTSTLLSGSSGSSKLYSSPQIPLRASRSWDELSTGHVYEEPQRTRPGSVDEGLSDLSDVTGDYTSDLFYSDAGSPVLLRPSRRSRRRHHTACYINAKQFAAQQPISIQPPRNPPAPTRDSLTPPHRAPHQASPHQLAAHRGLQPPSPASHPPPPPHYTTHRAAIHPPAAHATASRHPAAAGVTSSKSKGHTDVY, from the coding sequence ATGGGCGGCCTGAAGGTGCTGGCGCTGCTGGCGCTGGCCGAGTGGTGCGCGGGCGCCGCCGTCAGGAGTAGCGGCGGGAGCGCGCCCGGCCGCCAGCTGCGCCTCATGACCAAGTCGGGCGGGGAGGCGGACCCCCCGCCGCGCAGGGGCTCCTCCACCATGGAGAGCGAGATCGCCGCCATCTTCAGGGGCGTGGCCTACGGCGCCGCCGCCCACGGCCCCAACGGCACCACGCTCGTCGCGGAGGCCATCACGCCCAgcacctccgccgccgcccacaCCGCGGCGCCCACCGTGCAGCCGAGGGGCAGCGCGGCCAAGGATCTCGCGCCCTCGGAGACGCCCCAAGGGAGCGACGCCGCGGCCCGAGGGGCGGCGCCGGCCAGCACGCAGCAGAGCCCCCCGACaggcgcggggggcgggggggccgcGGGCGCCGCGACCAAGTCCCTCGGCGAGAGCATGACGGCCCTGCCCGACGGCCCAGAGACCCGTCCGCCGACGGGGGCCACCAGCACGGCCGCCCCCGCCAGCGCCCCCGGGACGGTCGTGTCCGACGCCGAGGCGGGCGCGGAGGGCGGGCGCGGCGCCGCGGGGGCGGGGCGCGACGACCCCGGGCCCGAGTGGACCCCGGGGGGCGCGTGGTGGCCGCACGTGTACGTGTCGGCGGCGCTGTTCTCGCTGCTGGCGCTGGTGGCGCTGTGCCTGACGGCGCGCGCGGCCGTGGCGACGCACCTGCTGCCGCGCCCGCACTACCTCAGCCTCCACATCCTGGTCTTCTTCGCCGCCTTCCTCCGCAGCCTGCACATCCTGCACGATGCCCACGACATCAAGCACCTGCTGCCCGCCGCCCTGCTGGTGGCCGTGGAGGAGACGGGCTGGCCGTGCCTGACGGCGgcgctggcggtggtggtggtggccgtGCTGCGGGCGTGGCGCTGCCCGACGCGCCCGCACCTGGCCGTCCTGCTCGCCGTGCTCACCGCCGCCCACCTCATCGCGCTTCCCGCCGCCCACCTGACCGCCGTCCTGCTCGAGCAGGATAAGCTGCCCATCAGGATGACCACGCGGGCGGTGACCGCGGCCTGGGGCGggaccgtgggcgtgggcgggctgtGGGCGGtgtggagggagagcagagactACTCGTCGCAGATGCCGGACGTGCGGGCGGGGCAGGAGTGCCAGCCCAGCaccacccaccccgcccgcctGGTGCTCACGGCCACCCTCACGCAGCTGCTGCTGGCGGGCCTCCACCTGTACATGCTGCTGGCGCCCGCGTCGCCCGCCCCGTCGGCGCTGCACGCGTGGGCGTGGTGGTGCCGCTTCATCGTGTCCCGCGGGCTGGAGCTGATCGTGGGCAGCACGCTGGTCACGGCGGCCGCCCTCACGCTctcgcgcccgcccgcccactgCTGCGTCTTCAGCACGTGCTGCCAGAAGCGCACGGTGGAGATGGTGCACCCGGCGGAGATCAAGATGATCCACCCGATGGGCGTGTACACGCTGCAGCCGTCGCGGCCCAAGAACGAGCACGCCCAGACCATCGCGGCGCTGTCGCTCAGCAGCGCGCAGAAGGACAAGCGCGACCACGCCAGCCTCGACTACGTCACGTCCGACTTCCAGCTGGTGTGGAGCCACGGCCGCCAGCGCCCGCTGTCCGCCGCGCAGACGGCGCCGCGCCTCGACGACACCTTCCTGCAGCTGCGCCCCGACGCCGAGCAGGACCTGCCCCGCGCGCACATCCTGCCCCTGGCGCCCAGGAACGTCATGGAGCCCTTCGTCAACACCAACGTCTTCTCGTCCACCCTGCCGCGGGGCCGCGTCTACGCCGCGCCGGAGACGTGCCTGCAGTACGAGCAGCCGCAGGAGGAGGCCAAGCCGTCCCCGGACCGCGGCCTCACCTGCGCCAGCAAGACCTCCACCCTGCTCTccggcagcagcggcagcagcaagCTGTACTCGTCGCCGCAGATCCCGCTCCGCGCCAGCAGGAGCTGGGACGAGCTCTCCACCGGCCACGTGTACGAGGAGCCGCAGCGGACGCGCCCCGGCTCCGTCGACGAGGGCCTCTCCGACCTGTCGGACGTCACGGGCGACTACACGAGCGACCTCTTCTACAGCGACGCCGGCAGCCCCGTCCTGCTGCGCCCCAGCAGACgctcccgccgccgccaccacaccGCCTGCTACATCAACGCCAAGCAGTTCGCCGCCCAGCAGCCCATCTCGATCCAGCCGCCGAGGAACCCGCCGGCGCCCACCAGGGACTCGCTCACGCCCCCCCACCGCGCGCCCCACCAGGCCTCGCCTCACCAGCTGGCCGCACACCGCGGCCTCCAGCCCCCCTCGCCCGCCTCacacccgcctcccccccctcactacaCCACCCACCGGGCGGCCATTCATCCTCCGGCCGCCCACGCGACCGCGTCCCGCCACCCAGCCGCCGCGGGCGTCACCTCATCCAAGTCCAAGGGCCACACCGATGTATACTAA